The region CATCAGCCCGGGAATCCACTATCTCATCACACCAGATCTGGAAATCGGAATTCGTGTGGGCTGGGGACTCAACAGCGACTCAGCACGATTCTTCTCGAATGTCGGTGCCGGCTGGCGATTCTAGTGAAAAGTAGGGCAGGCTCCCGCGTACTTTGCATCCAGCACTTCTGTTCGATTGGCAAAGTCTGCTTGCTCAGAGCCGCAAGTATGGCACGGATCACCGAGAGTTTTGAACTCCTCATCTCCCTACCGCCCAACTAATTCACCTACTCCTCTCGGGGGAAATCTCTAAATCACCAAGTGCCTCGTAAATGGAAACATATCGCGGTCGAAGTTCCACCGCCTTTGCAAGCATCTGCTCAGGATCTCTAGTATCCGCCATAAACACTGACGGATCAGGAAGAAAATCTAGAGGTTTGACTTTTTCGTCAAAATAGCAAAGCATCTCTTTCTTGATCGTCACAGGTAAGCCGTCAAGTATCTCTGTCGCAGAAGTGTCGCGACGATGCACAAGTTTAAAAACAATATTCTCAGCACATTGCCTTTTTGTGATATTCCCTTCTTCAAAGCCATTAACAAGAACACCCCAAGTCGCGTAGCCCTTGTCTGATTCCATTGATACTCTCCTATAAATTCCGACCACGCATCTATTGCGCGAGTTATAAAACGGAAGTGTCTCCTCATTGAGGCAGGCAAAAACCAGGCTCTTCGCAATACTTCGAGCATGCAGAACAACACACGGCAGTGTACCGCCGGATGACCCCGGTTGAAATTCTTTTTTCTACCGGGGCGGTGAGGACACAGAAGGATGGACGGCTTGCCTGATTCAGTTGAATATGAACTCTTTTTCAAATTCACCGGAGGGAACTTCTGCCGACAGTGCCTCCTTTATCACGACACACAAGTAGCTTGCGACACTCAACCTGTGCTACCGCGCGATACCAAGCATTTTTTTCTTAAGACAGCAGCAGCATTGCGCAGCCGTCATTTCAGTAACCTAATCTTCGACTCCATAGAAGGCGAACGAGAAAAATTGAACTCTCACACATTGCGGATATAGCGGCTGCATAGAGGATTACAAAGCCCTCGTCACGCGTTGGATGGTCTGCTGCCCACTTAAGATATGGCCAACCGCAAAGTAGTCCAAGCAAGACAATGAGAGACACGCCAATACCTGGAATCGACCATGACTTGACTTGATGGAAATAACTGGTGGCGCCGTGTGCTGTAACCACTTTTGCTCGTAATGAATAGAGAGCCATTCGAACTTTGAGGAAATTATTAATCCCAAGAAAATCCACAATACGCTGCTCTTGAATTTCGCACACTTGTGGGAATTTTGCTCTTATGTTTGCCCAGCGTAGAAGTTGCAACTTCTCAACTAAGTGAGTTAATGATTTGACGTAATCTATATACTCTAGCTGAAAAGTTGTTAGCACAAACGGTGCCCAGAGAACATTTCGTGCATGTTCTCGCAATTCTTCTTGAAGGTAGTGCTCCGAATCTAGCGCCAATTTGATTTTTGAAACTGCTTCGTTGAGTGAAAGTTCTTGTGGAATTTCAAGGTGCCCGCTTGACTTGTACTTTTCAAAGGACTCCAAGAACCAGATTGATCCATTGGTCCCATAACCATACTCAACAATTGCGCCTCCGGAGGAGCGGAGTTTATCAACAGCTCTAAGGACGCAATTCGCACATATAACGGCTTCGTGCAGAAAGCGAATCTGCTCCAGTTGAACACCCGTGTGATTGTGGTGACTAAAGGGGGAGTGTGAGATTTGGTACCATGCGCCGTCCCATTCGGGGCGGTATACGTACCAACCATTGTTTGTCTCTCTTGGATCATACTGTTTGAAGAGTAGTGTTGCCACTCCTGGTCGTTGCAGCGTTCGGAGGCGATATTTGGAGCTCTTTAATTTGTGTCTTGTTGGTCCACTAGCGAAGAACTTCGAGAAGAAGGTAGACACAGACGTTGTTATTTCAGTGTACAAAGTTGAGAGAATGTCTGATCCATCGTAAGAAGTGAGGCTGACGGTTGTACCAATAAGTAAAACGCCTACGACAAGCGCGAGAACTTGGCCCAGAAACTGAATTGAGTCTTCGAGGTCGGCTGCTGTAACGTTGGACGGTAGCCATTGTTTAAGGCCTAGGTACATTGCTATGAAGACGAAGATAGTAAGTATATGCACTAAAGCAGGGTGAGGCGATAGTGGGCTTTTGTGTAGAAGTTTTCGAAAGAATGGTCTTTTCATGTTACTTGGTGGCATTTGATGTTTTTGTTTTCTGTAGTAAGTAGTTGATGAGTAGCCTCTCAACTGCCTTGATTAGACTTTTTGCATCTCATTGGCATTCGGCTCAGTTGATCCTTTGGCACATTATGGCTCGTCAGAGCCGCAAGCATGGCACGGATTAATGGCTGCTGTGTTGCCCAGGTTGATCCCCAATAGCCCATCGAGCTCAACTCGTCTTCTTCTGGAAGAACGTGGGTTCGGTGCCGGCGCGGAGGCGGGCGAGGTTGGATTTGTGGCGGTAGACAATGAGGATGGACAAGACGATCGCCATGATCGCCTGCGGAGTGGTCGCTCCTTGAAGACCGTCTGATTGCCGGAACGCCAAAGGAACCTGCCAGCAGATCAATTCAAACGCCAGGTATCCCGCCAGTGCCATGAGCGAACTGAGCGAAACAATCTTGTTGATTGCGAAGCTGCCAAAGAAGCAGACGGTCGCGACAAGCAATCCCCAGGGAGAAGCCGCTCCGAGAGCTCCCAGTGAAGTCGCAATCCCTTTGCCACCTTTAAAGCCGAGCCAGATCGGGAACATGTGACCGATGACTGTCGTCATGGCCGACATGGGAATCACCCACTCGCTGGCTGGGCCTGTATCGCCTCCCAAACCAACAATCCCCGGAAGAAAGAGCGGGGGCAAGTAGCCTTTGAGGGCATCGAGTACAAGGACCACCAGCCCCCACTTTTTGCCGAGTGAGCGACTGACATTGGTGGCACCAATGTTGCCACTCCCCTCCTGGCGAATATCAATCCCGCGAATAACCCGCGCCAGCAGCAATCCGAAAGGGATCGAACCTGCCAGATAGCTGGCCACAATCAGTAACACCCAGGGCATGAACCATCTTCCCCAACAAAAGTCGGACCGGCAGAACCATCTCTACATCAAGCAGCAGGAAAGTACAAAGTCCGGCGGAGGATGGAAACATCAGGGGGGAGAAATGCCATTCTGTTGCCATGATCGAACTCTGCATGCCATGATTCGATGATGAACTATCGGGAGATAGTTTTTCCCTGTGAAGAATGTACTTCTCTATTGTGAAAGAGCTTTGCGTTGTGAGTGATCCCACCGAATCTGACCATGAAGTTCCAGCCGACGAAAAGCCGCCGGAAGCCAGTGAGTGGTACTCGGCCGGGCTGAGGTTTCATTGCACGCAGTGCGGCAACTGCTGCACGGGAACACCCGGTTATGTGTGGCTCAGCACACAGGAGATGATCGAGATCGCCGAGTTCCTGAGCATTTCCACAGGTGAACTGCGCCTCATGCATACGAAAGTCGCTCAGGGGAAACTTTCTCTCGCCGACCACGCGAATGGCGATTGTGTCTTTCTGGATGGGGCTACACGCAAATGCCGCATTTATCCCGTGCGGCCTGCCCAATGCCGCACATGGCCCTTCTGGGAGAAAACCATTGAAACTCCCGAGGCGTGGCAAGCCACATGTGAAGTCTGCCCCGGTGCTGGAAAGGGAGAACTTGTGCCGCTTGAAATCATTCGGGAGAGTGCCCGGCAATCGCGGCTATGACGACTTTCCGCCATTTTCGGCTGCACCGATTTGCGGATCGTAGCCGTACTTGTCAAAGAAATCCTTGAGCCGGCTGTAGATCATCTGCCGGGTCTCGTCGTCCATGATGAAGCGATTTTTTTTGTACTCTGACATCGCCTGGGCTTCGCGTTCAAAGATCGGTTTCATGCGATCCCAGCCATCGAAGCCCAAGGTCTCGTAGACGCGCTGCATTTGTTCGACGGGATGAGCTTCGAGATCGGTATAGCGAATTTCCACGAGATTTTTCTCGGGGATCATGTCCCGGGTTTCTTCGTAGGTTTTGAGGCAGGTATCGAGTGTTTCGAGGGTATCTTGGTAGAGCATCTCCTCACTGGGCTCGATAAAGCTGTTCTCCATGTACATCGTGCGCCGCAGGTGTAGGCTCGAGGAAAAGACGGCGTAAGGGTCACGATGAATGTAAACGAACCTGGCATCCGGGAAGAGTTCGAGCAAAGTCGCCACTCGATAGGTGTGGGAGGGCGATTTCATCACGATGGGCTTGTCGGCACGAACAGTCAGCTTTTTGACGAAGTTGACGAGTGAGCGTTTCCACTTCGCCTGATCGCCGGGGGACATGTGCCGGACATCGAAGGTGTGGCCGTAGTATTTCCGCTCATTGGGGAAGGCGACCATCAGATAGGGGGAAAGCTGTGTTTCGATCAGCAAGGCCACTTCGTCTTCCTGTGGCAATTTCCAGCCGGCGGGCATGTTGTCCATAGGCCGGGTTTTGGGAAGGAAGGGAGCTGCTAATTTGGAAATGACACTTTCTGTCAGCAGGAAGTGCTGCGGGTACATGACCTGATACAAGTTGGGATACGTGAACTGCGAATCGAGCGTCATCAGGTTGTGGAGCAGGGTGGTTCCACTCCGCCAGTGCCCCAGAATAAAGATTGGGGGCTTGGTCACTTGAGTCTGTTGGATTTTGCGACCGTAAATCAGGCCGGAAATCATGCTGTAGATCGAATTGAACGGGCAGATAAAGAACAGCGAAACCAGCCTGAGTGCGCGGGAATAATGCATCCGCGGGCGTTTGGCCATTAACTGCAACAGCCCGCCAAAAGTCAGACCGTGCCAGACGGTAAATAGACCCTGGCCAGTCGATTTGAGCTTGGTGACTTCTTTAGAGGTCTCGGCTTTTTTCGCAGCGTTGTTTGACTCGTGCGAGTGATGATTTCCGCCCGATGAGGCCGCTTTGTTTGTAGATTTCAACTGGCTGTCCAACGCTTGTTCGACAACTTCCGCCGGGGGATGGGACAGAGCAGAGCGAGCCTCGGGAGTTGTCGTCACTGGTGCTGTTCTCCTGGGCCGAAACCGGGGTGACCCCTTCAATAATTCTTGTCGCTTTGATCCACGCGGAAAGTGGACGAGCGCTCTCCTTTGCGAATTGAATACCGGTATAAGTCAGTTCTGCGTTTGTCGCAACCGCAACCCCGGCTTCTTTTCTGCAACAGGCCCACTGGCGCGCAAATTGCCTCATACTTTCTGGCAGCCTTAATCAGAGCAGAAATGTTGCCAAAGCACCTCAATTTTGGGGAAAATGACAACAGGCGATGCCAGGAGACAACGCGATGTGTCAAAAAAAACGATCAGCCCTCAGCTTCGCAGATTCTGCACGTTGTGAATCCCTGGCGAAATCGTCAACTCTGTCACAAACTGGTTTCTGGCAGCACAGTGTGGCTGCTGAGCCACCAGTCATTCGTTTTCGCCGGATCTGTTGGGGGCTGATGGCTCTCTGTGGGGCGATGCTGTTTGCCACACCGACGGTGCGAGCCGAAGACTGGATGTTCAAGAGGTCGTACTTTTCCCACCTGCCGCCGGAAGGAACACCTCAAGAAGCCTGGCTGCCGAGAAGCCGTTCGGCGTACCGCACTGCTTATTATCAGGAACTTCCTTCACTGAGTTTCCGCAGTGAATTGCGCATTAACAATCGCGTGATCCAGGTTGGCCCGAGTACTGACCGTTCGATTCAGGCCGAGGGTTTCATTCAGATTCAGCCTTAAAGGCAAAGAAACTCTGGGGTGAGTGGAGTTTCGACCTACGCCGGAAGATCATCAGGCGAAGAGCGCAGTCAACTTCTCAGATGACGAGATGGAGCCTTGGGCTAAGCCCAGGTTCTCGCACAAGACGTTGAGCACTCTGCCTTCAATGCCGTCGAGTGGCCAGGATGGTGTATCGCCAAAGCCATTTTCAGCTCGGAATTTGAACGTCTTCTGGCTCCACAAGCTTCGATCGCTCTCAGGAACAACAGTTCTTACGAGATCCCCAATTGTGACACAGCCAGCTGGCAGAGAGGTCTTAGATGACGCCACACCCTGGCTGATGCAATAGACCGTAAACACAAAACTCGCCGAGCCGAGCAAATAGACGCTCAATCCCAGTGCTCCACCCACGACATAGGCTGGCCAGAGTAGCATCAGCAAAATTATCAAGGCGAGCCATGCGGCTCCATCGGGTGAAGGATGCTGGAGCTCTGGAAGAGGAATCCCCGCTTGAATCTGCCATTGCTGCCAAAAGGATTTGAGGCGTGGAGCCGGCAGCAGTTGATCGAGACGGGTGCTGGGACGCAGTCGGTGAAAAGAAACTGGTAGAGAGCTTTTGATTTGAGTCCACATCCGGAACTCGGGCAACATCGTCCAATTCAAATTCGAGATTTTGCGAAAAGCATTCGATTCATCCCAGATTCTGCCTTCAGCAGCTAATTGATCCCGAATAATGATTGCCAAATCGCGTGGTGTTTTGACTGCTGAAAAATGTTTGTCATCCAGTTTGATGTCGAAGGTCTCTTCAAGATCCATGACGAATTCAACATAATCGAGTCCCATAGTGGCCACGCTCCTCTTGAGAGGTTGTCGAATCCAGAATGAGAAGGCCGTTTTGGAATCTGATGTTCTTCAGCCAATAGTTCACTCAATCCTGGCTGACTCGCGGCTCTTGGTCACAATCTCATTCCAGCGAGATTGGCTCAGTTCGTCAAAGATTTCTTTGCGGGCGTCTTCGATACCCAGTTCACCCGGGCGGATATCGGTGACTTCGATCAAATGAATCCCCAGTGGCGATTCGACGGGTTGCCCCACTTCTCCCACTTGTTGCAAATAAGCGGCTCGACTGACTGCCGCCGGTAGCCGACCGCGATAGCCGAACCAGCCCACGTCTCCCCCCTGGCTCGCCGACTGAGATTCGCTGTATTGGCGGATCGCGGCTTCCATACTTAACTGCCCTGCCTGAATCTTCGTTTTGATCTCAGCCATTTTTTCGCGAGTGGCTGCATCGGGCTGACCGGCGGGCCATTTGAGAAACAACTGCCGGGCACGCAATCTTGTACCATTCCAGCGTGCGGGCTGGCGTTTGAACTCGGCTGCAATGGCTGCATCGTTGATCTGAGATTGGCTGTAGACATACCACGCCAGAGGTGTCGTGATGTCGGCAGTCCACGCTGGTTCGGCTAACCCCCACGATTTCGTGATCGCGGGCAGATCGTAGCCAAAGTTTTTCCATTGCTGAATGAACTGTTCTTTACGTCTGGCGATATCAGCGTCGGCCACAGTGACCTTCTGCCGGGCGAGGAATTCCCGGATCAATTCGTTATCGACGAGTGTTTCCGTCAATGATTTGTGTGCTGCGGCAGCATCCTGGTCAGTGATGCCTCGTGAAATCCGCAGGAATTCCACTTGTGCCAAAGAAATCGGGCGGCCATTCACCCGGCGAACAATCACCTGATGCAGCGGCGTCTGCTTGCCCACCGACGTAGCCTGTGACTCCTGCTCACTGGCAACAGCTTTCCTTCCATTATCGGGAAGTTCTCCAAGTGCCAGAGTCAGACAGAGCCCCACCCATAGAACGGCGGTCGTTTGGAAAAGTTTTTGGGTGTGCTGTTGTGGCCATGTCCTGAGGGAGGTTGTTTGTGAGAAGTCTGGTTGACGACGGGCAGGAAGGACGGCCAATCGAGGGAAAGAATGCAAGGAGGGCATAGAACGTTACCAAAATCTTGAACTGCGGCAGAAGCATGTCGATCACCAGTGAAACTCTCGAGAGCAGAAAGACTATCACTCTCAAAGGGAATCAGAAAGATGGAAGCTGCTTCGCCAATAGATCAGACTCAAAAAAACAGACCCGGAAGCAGCCATCCTAGGGGGGCGAAGGATGACTACTTCCGGGGCGATCGGAGTCGATATTGAAGCTGTATCTTCCTGAGAAGATTTGTGCTTCGATGTGTGCGGTTTCAGCGGATTGGAAAAGCCATCGCCGAGCATCCATGCCAGCGATGGCGCGTGTCGGGCTGAGGGATCAGCCTGACCAAATCGAAGAAGGAAAACCTTCTTTGCCTGTGCAGCACATCCGTGTGCGTTCCAGGCGAGGCGAAACATAGGGATGACTTCCAATCAGGTCAACAGGGAGTTGAGGAAACTTGTTCGGGCAAATTCTGCCGATGCTCCCGACGAGCATGAGCAGCCTGAATTCCCATTTGTATGGGGCCAGTATCTGCAGGTCTCGCGAATCGAGGTTTTCAGGTAGATATTCGTTCAGTGGGACTGGCCTGCTACTCAGCTCGCGAATCTTGTGATGTCAAAATTTACGGGTTGTATCATTCACGCAAAATCGACTGGCAAGCCGATGGATGAATTCAGAGTCTGTCCGCAGGCTGAAGGTTGCAGCAACGAGCCAGCCTGATGCCAGAACGAGGCCAGACAACAGACAGAACGGGATGTTTCAAATCCTGTGGGCGGGATAAATCTGGAATCGAAAACCAGTCATTCGTCCTGACAAAGGATTTGCATCGTCTCTTTCGATGAAGCCACCTTGACACTTGGGCAGAGCCAGACCTACAGTTCGGCACTCTCAAATTCATCGCGAATGGAGTCGCAATGACCGCTACGATCTCGCTCTCTTCGGGTTTAGTTTCATCGGTACCCTTTATCGATCTTGTGCCGCAGCACAATGCCATTGCTGACGAGGTGATGGCAGCCGTCCAGAAAGTCTTCGCGGAACAGCGATTTATTCTGGGCGAAGAAGTGGTGGCGCTCGAAAACGAAGTGGCGACTTATTGCGATGCCCGATACGCCATTGGCTGCAACTCGGGAACAGATGCTCTGATCATCGCTTTGCAGGCGCTGGGACTGAAGCCTGGTGATGAAGTCATCACTTCGCCATTCTCGTTCTTTGCCACGGCCAGTTCGATTGTTCGTGCAGGTGCCAAGCCTGTCTTCGTGGACATCGACCCTAGAACGTTCAACCTCGATGCACAAGCTGTTGAAGATGCGATCACTCCCAATACCAAAGTGATCATGCCGGTGCATCTGTTTGGCCAGTGCTGTGATATGGAAACTCTCAATCGTCTGGCAACCAAGTATGGTCTGTCGATTGTGGAAGATGCCGCTCAGGCGATTGGTGCGGAGTACCAGGGTCGTAAAGCGGGTGTTCTCGGAAATGTCGGCTGCTTCAGCTTCTTCCCGACCAAAAACCTGGGTGGTGCTGGTGACGGCGGAATGATGACGACTGATGATCCCGAACTGGCAGCGCGACTCAAGCGATTGCGGGTGCATGGCGATATCGGTCAGTACGAACATATTGAAGTGGGTATGAACAGTCGTCTGGACGCACTTCAGGCTGCGGTTTTGCGAGTCAAACTGCGGCATCTCGAATCGTGGACTGTCG is a window of Planctopirus limnophila DSM 3776 DNA encoding:
- the plsY gene encoding glycerol-3-phosphate 1-O-acyltransferase PlsY, whose translation is MPWVLLIVASYLAGSIPFGLLLARVIRGIDIRQEGSGNIGATNVSRSLGKKWGLVVLVLDALKGYLPPLFLPGIVGLGGDTGPASEWVIPMSAMTTVIGHMFPIWLGFKGGKGIATSLGALGAASPWGLLVATVCFFGSFAINKIVSLSSLMALAGYLAFELICWQVPLAFRQSDGLQGATTPQAIMAIVLSILIVYRHKSNLARLRAGTEPTFFQKKTS
- a CDS encoding YkgJ family cysteine cluster protein, whose translation is MSDPTESDHEVPADEKPPEASEWYSAGLRFHCTQCGNCCTGTPGYVWLSTQEMIEIAEFLSISTGELRLMHTKVAQGKLSLADHANGDCVFLDGATRKCRIYPVRPAQCRTWPFWEKTIETPEAWQATCEVCPGAGKGELVPLEIIRESARQSRL
- a CDS encoding sulfotransferase family protein, translating into MTTTPEARSALSHPPAEVVEQALDSQLKSTNKAASSGGNHHSHESNNAAKKAETSKEVTKLKSTGQGLFTVWHGLTFGGLLQLMAKRPRMHYSRALRLVSLFFICPFNSIYSMISGLIYGRKIQQTQVTKPPIFILGHWRSGTTLLHNLMTLDSQFTYPNLYQVMYPQHFLLTESVISKLAAPFLPKTRPMDNMPAGWKLPQEDEVALLIETQLSPYLMVAFPNERKYYGHTFDVRHMSPGDQAKWKRSLVNFVKKLTVRADKPIVMKSPSHTYRVATLLELFPDARFVYIHRDPYAVFSSSLHLRRTMYMENSFIEPSEEMLYQDTLETLDTCLKTYEETRDMIPEKNLVEIRYTDLEAHPVEQMQRVYETLGFDGWDRMKPIFEREAQAMSEYKKNRFIMDDETRQMIYSRLKDFFDKYGYDPQIGAAENGGKSS
- a CDS encoding acyl carrier protein is translated as MATMGLDYVEFVMDLEETFDIKLDDKHFSAVKTPRDLAIIIRDQLAAEGRIWDESNAFRKISNLNWTMLPEFRMWTQIKSSLPVSFHRLRPSTRLDQLLPAPRLKSFWQQWQIQAGIPLPELQHPSPDGAAWLALIILLMLLWPAYVVGGALGLSVYLLGSASFVFTVYCISQGVASSKTSLPAGCVTIGDLVRTVVPESDRSLWSQKTFKFRAENGFGDTPSWPLDGIEGRVLNVLCENLGLAQGSISSSEKLTALFA
- a CDS encoding peptidylprolyl isomerase, translating into MPSLHSFPRLAVLPARRQPDFSQTTSLRTWPQQHTQKLFQTTAVLWVGLCLTLALGELPDNGRKAVASEQESQATSVGKQTPLHQVIVRRVNGRPISLAQVEFLRISRGITDQDAAAAHKSLTETLVDNELIREFLARQKVTVADADIARRKEQFIQQWKNFGYDLPAITKSWGLAEPAWTADITTPLAWYVYSQSQINDAAIAAEFKRQPARWNGTRLRARQLFLKWPAGQPDAATREKMAEIKTKIQAGQLSMEAAIRQYSESQSASQGGDVGWFGYRGRLPAAVSRAAYLQQVGEVGQPVESPLGIHLIEVTDIRPGELGIEDARKEIFDELSQSRWNEIVTKSRESARIE
- a CDS encoding DegT/DnrJ/EryC1/StrS family aminotransferase, which encodes MTATISLSSGLVSSVPFIDLVPQHNAIADEVMAAVQKVFAEQRFILGEEVVALENEVATYCDARYAIGCNSGTDALIIALQALGLKPGDEVITSPFSFFATASSIVRAGAKPVFVDIDPRTFNLDAQAVEDAITPNTKVIMPVHLFGQCCDMETLNRLATKYGLSIVEDAAQAIGAEYQGRKAGVLGNVGCFSFFPTKNLGGAGDGGMMTTDDPELAARLKRLRVHGDIGQYEHIEVGMNSRLDALQAAVLRVKLRHLESWTVARQKNAKRYAQMLTQAGLTDSLVMPSSDATGRHVYNQYCVRVKDGRRDEILKELRGRQVGCMVYYPKPLHLQTCFAPLGYQAGQFPEAEKACQDILALPIYPELPAAHQDRVVSALVEVCHGVSESQVIRKAA